The genome window ataatacTGATCCAGCAGATAATAAACAGAAAAAATTGTATGCTCTacccccaaaaaaaaaaagcttcATAGGTGTAAATCATaaaacaaatgataataataaatatgatacatCTGATACATTAAGCGAtactgataataataaaaagtatgAATATCAAAAAGGTAAAAAAATTACTTCAACATATTTAGGAAccgacaataataatattaataataataataataataattatattaataataatgtgaatAATTATGGTAATCCATTGTTATATGGAAAcagtatgaaaaaaaataaaaataaatatgaaggaAAATTTGTCAAATATGAAGATACCATACATCAAGATAAAGATTCTGATGATAATTCCTTTAAAGAAttagaacaaaataatgagaaaaaaagtttgagaataaataaatataataatgattcaTATAGAAGAAAAAGTACAAATGAAATGTATGTAAATGCTGATGatacttattattatcaaaccAAAACGAAAATAccaagtaataataatattaacaataataataataattataataataataataataataataataatatcaatagaTCAATCAGCTCATCGAAAAAATCATACCATAAATTTAAATCAGATCTAGGTTTAATATATgcaaggaaaaaaaaagtacacaaatataattatgtacccaaaaaatataatagtgTAGATTATgctaatgaaaataatgaatatatacataaaaattcagtattatatgaaaatttaaatagTTCAGAATTATTTCCAGAAGAAGGTGTAGATATATATacagatgatgatgatgataatgcaGACGATGAATACAATCAAGAGGAAAAGAATAATGCATatcaacaaaataataattatctatCATCAAATAGTAGATTAAATagtaaaaatgataaaaaaggaTATCATTCCAAATCTAAAATTTCTAGAAATATGAGTAATTCTGCTATGGAAATGGTAAATTTGAAAGAAaacgatgatgatgaagatgaagaaaatgaagaagatgatgttaataaaatagcttttattaaaaaaaaaatatctagTAATTTATCTAATGTTAAAGATAAATTAACCTttcaagaaaaaaataattatgaaaataaaaaatcaagTCGTAGAAACTCAAGGAAAAAAACAAGGATGAGTTgtttaccaaaaaaaaaaagttcaaaatgaaaaaatataaataaatataaaaatatatatatatataattgatattttatatacattccAAATTTTAATGCAACCCATGGATGAAGGGGgggttatattttttcttttttttcctttttttttataacaaatattattttatgtttaaatgaatattccatacttattttgtttttttcatagtaaaaaataatatatatatatatatattatgtatgttttgtcttgtatttttttttatatttatgattttttttttctttcatgtTGTTTGTTagttgttttattttattttttgttacattgttttgaatttttttttaaacaaatattttattaattcttactttaaattatatatatatatatatgtgcacatatatatatgtgtattataaaacaaaaaaataaaacaaattgtATAGGTTGATCCTTATCATATGAAATTAGAATgtgtttaattttatatatatattcaatataaagtttctcatatatatatatatatatatatatttatttaatggtGTATTAATTTTCCTGATTtggaataatttataaagaGCTGTGCATTTTGCTCCACTCATCATAATcaaaaacatttttataagacGTATTTACTTGTGTCATGGCTTTAAtaaaatcattatatttgATAGCTCTAAATATAGAAGCATTGGGTATATTTTGTATTCCATTATATTGTTCTACTGCATCATCATAAACATATTCATAACATTTAGAACATAGATGATATATATCACTACCATTCCAGTTTTCTAATTTAACTGATATAGAATCTAATTCTTCTTCAGTTAATTGAAATCCTGAATGTGTATGTTtcgatataatatatcttatttGTTCTTTTCTTGCATTAAAATCTGGTAAAGGTATATATACCCTTTTATTAAAACGTCTTAAAGCTGCATCATCTATCATATCAGGTCTATTAGTTGCTCCTataattacaataataatatctttttttgtatttattccATCAATCATTTGTAATAATTGATTTTTAATTCTAATGGTTGtatcatcttcatctttttttcGTGTTCCTAATAATGAATCGATttcatcaaaaaataaaatagatgGATTATCTACCTCTGCACATTTAAATAATGCTGTAACGATTTTTTCAGTTTCTCCAATATATTTactaaataatgatgatgtaTTTACATTATAAAATGAACAATTACAAGATGATGCTACCCATTTTGCTACCATTGTTTTTCCAGTTCCTGGTGgtccaaataataatattccttTAGCTGCTCTATTTAATCCAGTAAATAAATCTGGTCTTAATATAACATTTacaattttatcttttattattttttttatatcatataaccCTATAATATCCGATTCTTTTACTTGTTCATTAGAATCCATTTTCATACTTAGAGCATAACGTATTACATTTACTTCTATACCTTGTTCTATTAAGGACCAGTATTTTTCAGGTATTTCATCATATCCTCCACCGTTTGTATCATCATTActtttcttataattttttttcttatcatatttattatcaccaatatgattattatgtttGATAGAATCAcgatttctttttttgtcattaatataattaaatgcTTTAATTGCTTCTtcatttttctcattttttctCTTCACTAAAATGTCAAAGGCATTTGAAAACGCGTCTTGTTTTTTTGAtgaaatatttgtattactattatgatgatgattattattattattattattatcttcattttcatcatcagaCAAATtgtaagttttttttttttttttcattttcaattCTTTTGCATTATAAATTCCATCATCACTATCTTGTATATAAGAATCTGTTTTACTAGCTCTACTTAAGTCTGAATCTATttgatatttcttttttaattttgaacCTTTCTCTACATGttctgtatattttattttaaatgcaCTTTCAATCTTTTCACTATTAGATATATGAGGTTTCTCTTTTAtcttattttgtttttcatttttatattcttcatgatatactttaataaataatggaTCAAAActcataaaattttttatatctacaAGTTTGATACCACtaagaaaatttttattttcttctattttttcataCACATCACTTGTTTCACTTTCATTCAACAAATCCATAaccttattatatatttcatcatCCTCATTATtctcaaatatattattatttacatcacaaaatattaaatcatttaaatccacctgttcttttttttttctctctaaattatgattatcttcatgtgaatatatattacttctttcaaaaaaaggaaattcaTTATGCTTACTtccatttataaaatttttattatttccattctttttatataactcattctttttttgtttttcttgataatcataaatatcccatatatcattaattaaaatatcctGGAAACagtctttttcttcttctaataaattattgtatataatttcatttgCCTCAATGCTGCTTATACTGTTCATCATAAAAcaaacaattatatatatatatattaatatattatacttatttatatacaggttgatatatatttcatacacttaatttttatctttttccaTTATGaaataaacataattatatatatatatttttaaaataaaggaaattattaaatatatgaataattaatatatagtaATTGGTTTGATACtactacaaaaaaaataaaataataaataaataaataaaatacataaggGTAATAtgattgtatatattaaaatcatacatatatattatatatatgtatatattatgctaaaaaaaaatgtaagaGGTAAATGAaaagattatttttttttttaaaatcatttattatatatagatatgtaTTTCAAATcatccttttatttttataccacttttttcttcttattttttaaaatattaaaatataaaacggtttaaaaagtaattaaaaaaaaaaaaaaaaaatttacaaataaataagaaattaattaatataaattaaaacaatatataattaaaaaaacaaaatataacttaaaacaattaaaatatatatattatatatattatatatatatataattacaaaaCCGTCAAGGACTAATATTTTAaccccaaaaaaaaaaaaaaaaaaaaaaaaaaaatctaaaagatataaatatataaacttcTATCTTCCctaatatatgtgtatactTTACTTACAATTACATATTCTTTATCTAATTTTCTTAAGAGATCTTTATCttcttttgaatattttattatattattatttataattgttGGAAAATATTTAGAATTTATAACAACATTGTTTAAAGCAAGATTTTTACCATAAGCTAATTCtctattttttatcatatccTTGGTAGTAAAATATTTCCCtctttcttttatatcattatgatGAAATCTGTTGAATGTATTAAAGGGtctttctatattattatgaaatgTATTAGTCAAAAAAACATTTGGTCTACTTCTAGTTATCTCTGTTGTTTCTTTCGGGGGAGCtggattatttttttttacaagaTTTACCAAGGTACATTTTttggaatatttttttatttcattttcttcatctcttcggaatataaaaagtaaagGACtgaatttctttttaatcatgtcaaaattttcatattccttcattatttataaatatttatttttttttttctttctttcttttttccttACCTTTCCTTGGTGTAGTTATTATACTCTATATTGTGTAtggtttaaaaaatatatatatcacaatatgcaaaacatttaaaaaccaaaaaaaaaaaaaaaaaaaaaaaaaaaaaaaaaaaacagttaaaataaaaatatatgtacacaaaaaaaaaaaagcaaaaacaaaaaaaataaaaaggaaaattatataataaaatatatattttctatagaaaaaagaaatagaataaaaaataaaaaaaaaaaaaaaatctaaaCACTATCCACAGCCATTTCGAATAGCTAATTATAGaataatgcatatatatattatatatatttaattatataagtataacaaaaaaattaaaccattattttataaaattaattcttaatattttaattacattataaattatataaaataaataaaataattatatataaaaataaattcatcTATTTTGTTACTATatagtttttattttttttttttttctgtttatttttgttcttccaatatatatatatatatacacatataacatattacatatacaacatattgtgtatatattatataaggctttttcttaaaaaagaattatgcatggctctttttttttttttttttttttgttcttatacaattttcttatatattaataactatatatgtacatataaaatatatattatttgattttttttttttttttttaaatcgaaaaaagaaagaaaaaaaaaaaatgagaattttttttctttggaTGTGCATTAAGGCATCAACATAGTACAATTTttctataataaaaagaatataaaaatatgtgtataaatataataagatctacactatatatatatatatatataattatatataacatttgtaataaatttatatattataaaataaataatattttttaatattatattttccttttttttttttttcccataatatttatggtttaatatataaattataaaaaacataaaaataaaatataacaaaaaaataagatagGTTTGCATGCCTATTCTTTCGAATACAttcttaaatattaattataaatgtgTGCAAGGAAAATGtatgaaaaggaaaaaaaaaaaaaaaaaaaattcaaaatgattttctatatttttctatgaaacattatttatatgtttctccttttattattttttttttcttataaatatacaaatacaaaataataacaatactattatatatgtaatatatgtattttaaaaaaacttGTAATGCACATGTTCAAATAATTTCATTAAGATGATAATCATAAgagtatataaatttatataatgcaAGTTGTGAAGATTCTAATGGTTatggtatatattatatcattttatttttttgtatatatatataaaatattacaattatagatattcatatattatttattttatattctgaGTAACATTTTTATCAATAAACAGAAACAAagggatataaaaaaaaaaaaagaaacaagagaaaatattctataattttatttaataaaaaaatatatatggacactatagaaaatattatatatatatttatattataataaaataaatattttttattttttttttttctaatgcCAACATtgcaaaaatattattttataagtcatataattaagaaatattttgACATTATGTATAACCAcaattaagaaaaataaaatatttaatataaatatatttatataatatataataatatggtaaTATGATTAATTGGggtcttttttatttttcataaaatatagaaatatggttataaaaaaggaagatataaaaaaaataatacatcagcttaataatttattatatatatatatatattaattataataataataatatatatgtatatttatgtatttttttgttatttaaattaaaaaaaataattttataaatatttttttatatttataataatattattaatatatataatataaatatattttattatatttttttatgaaatatatgaagaagaatatatttaaatattgcgcatattgaaataaaataatacaatattaCATGTatgatatacataataaaaatacataatttttgaataattttatattcatcacatttatatatatatatatatatatatatatatatatttaatatatgaaaaaaatgtttatattattatttaaaatattcacCAAATtgtagaaaatattataatttttcaaagttcaaaatatgaaatattaaattgtaggttttatttaaaattataatcataaataataaaaaaaaaaaaaaaaaaaaaaaaaaaaagaacatatataaataatatatatgtatgtaatatttatattttattgttcaaattaaaatatataattaaattttacCATTTGTATTATGATTTGAATTTTTTctcttcttattatttttatatattacattatttattttatttattcatttatttatttttgtttattttatttttattttatttttggttTTTGTTGGGACAACTATTTTGATCATAATAActtatttaaagaaataataaaaaaaaaatgtcaaTGTTTAAAGGTATGTCCATAAAATCATCGGAAAGGAAAagcaaaataataaataaaacaaatgttacagataatgataataataaaagatatgAATTAAACGAATTAGACGTaatcaatataaataataatgagaaaaaaaatgaaaactatttaaatcatatgaataataatataaaaaataataataatattacattatcatgtgtaaataattcaaatatatatatatgtaataataatgttaataaGGAAAGTTCGATTGAAAATGAAAACtccatattttataaaaataattctgtTCATAATGATCATAAATATGTAACCGATACAAATATTAGTAATTATGATGAATttaatgaattaataaaaccAATAAGTTCTATtaataatgacaataataataataatagtaatagtaataattctattttacatgatacaaatattttatacaatCAACATAATAACAATTTGTTAACTAGCCATGAACTTTTATCATCTATGCAACCTGAACAAGTCAGGTcgaaaatagaaaaaagtcctttaataaatgaatataatataaaaaattatcataatattgaTTATTATTGTAATACACCTTTTGAAGATGAATTAGATAAATTAcactattttttaaaaaattttcaaaaaatactTTTTCATAATGGAGACAGtctaaaattaaaaaatgacatgttagaaaaattatacgaaaataaattaagtaaaaaaatattaataattctttctttttttatatatcattcctatatttatataaggcTATCTAATTTTAAAACAGAATATAATTGTGAtgaaatgatatataaattaatatgttATGTAAATAGCATAAGGAAGGataggaaaaaatataaagatgaagaaaaaatatgtataattgaTGAAAAATTAGATATTGCtgatataatacaaaataaaatatttaaatataatctCTTATTAGAACAACTAGAAGAACATATAAATCACttgtttgaaaaaaaaaaaattattcatcaaaataataatatgttaacACATTATGTAATTTGTcttttgaaaataattatgcgtaacatatatgaaaatagaaaatatgaaaaaaaatacaaaatggaCTTTTTtcaagataaaaaaaaacatatacaaaATGATCAAGATGAAGTTTTTAATAGAGAGAAAAATATTGTacaagaagaagaaaaattcaTAAAACAAAAGGAAGAATTACAAGAACAAAtgagaaatataaatgataatataaaagatacaaatatgaaatatgaaACACAAATACAACAAATTGATGAAGAAATTATTTCTATTGATAAACATATTAAAGAATTAGAACAACAaattgaacaaaaaaaaaatgaaaaaaaacaagcacaaaatgaaaaaaataaattacaaaTAGAACAAACCAAACAATTAAATCAACTTATAGATAAACAATCCGATATAAATACATCCTTTCAATTATTACAAAACTCATTTGATctattaaataaagaaaaacaagAAATCATATACATTAAGGAAAACATAGATAAACAATTAAACAATTTGAAAACAATTTATCAAAAttgtaatgaaaataaaatttcaaCTCAAGTTTTTTTAAACAAGCTGAAAAATAATTTGATATttgtatgtaataataaagcAGATCTTATGCACTACCCTAGGATAGATGATGTGCAacaaatatatcataataatgagAATAATCAAGACATAAGCAATAATAACAAAGATATTATTAAGATAAcagaaaatgataaattacatctcaacaacaacaacaacaacaacaacaacaacaacaatagtaataataataataatgtaaataacAGTTATAATGTACAAAATGcgaaatatttaaagaaaatattttttttgaaaaaagaattatttgatatggagaaaaatattaatgacattaaagataaaaaaaaaaaacttgtGATAGATATAAACCAACTCAATTGCGAagtagataatataaatataaaaaaagaaaacctaaaaaataaaaaaaaaatattacttaAAAGTAAAATGCTAAACGAAGTCAAAAATACAATTAACGAATTTGATGAATTGCTATTaacagaaaataataatttaaaaatgctAGAAAATTTCAAACAGGATATGAATGAATTAAAGACAAAACATATTTtgttaaaagataaaaaagaaaagctCAAGAAAAAGTTATATGCTTtggaaaataaattattaaaaagtgaaataaattttgtaaaattatcacaaaacataaaatataatcaaaCGGGACAAGAACAAAAGAATGGAAAACAtcaaataaatgaagaaaatataaataatgaaactGTTCAAAATAATGTACATGATACAAATaaggaaaaagaagaagaactAATAGAcgatatttttcttttttcagaTGAAtcagataattataatgatgacaTTATAAATTTGAACATGAACGAAATCATCAAAGAGATCAAAGATGAGGAAAAATCTTATAATGAAGAGGGAAATAACCAAACGGATAATAGTGATGAAGAAACT of Plasmodium sp. gorilla clade G2 genome assembly, chromosome: 4 contains these proteins:
- a CDS encoding AAA family ATPase, putative, producing the protein MMNSISSIEANEIIYNNLLEEEKDCFQDILINDIWDIYDYQEKQKKNELYKKNGNNKNFINGSKHNEFPFFERSNIYSHEDNHNLERKKKEQVDLNDLIFCDVNNNIFENNEDDEIYNKVMDLLNESETSDVYEKIEENKNFLSGIKLVDIKNFMSFDPLFIKVYHEEYKNEKQNKIKEKPHISNSEKIESAFKIKYTEHVEKGSKLKKKYQIDSDLSRASKTDSYIQDSDDGIYNAKELKMKKKKKTYNLSDDENEDNNNNNNNHHHNSNTNISSKKQDAFSNAFDILVKRKNEKNEEAIKAFNYINDKKRNRDSIKHNNHIGDNKYDKKKNYKKSNDDTNGGGYDEIPEKYWSLIEQGIEVNVIRYALSMKMDSNEQVKESDIIGLYDIKKIIKDKIVNVILRPDLFTGLNRAAKGILLFGPPGTGKTMVAKWVASSCNCSFYNVNTSSLFSKYIGETEKIVTALFKCAEVDNPSILFFDEIDSLLGTRKKDEDDTTIRIKNQLLQMIDGINTKKDIIIVIIGATNRPDMIDDAALRRFNKRVYIPLPDFNARKEQIRYIISKHTHSGFQLTEEELDSISVKLENWNGSDIYHLCSKCYEYVYDDAVEQYNGIQNIPNASIFRAIKYNDFIKAMTQVNTSYKNVFDYDEWSKMHSSL